CCAATTTCAAGTCAGTTGTAATTGACATCTAACTGTTCCTTTAAGGGCATATCTACTTGCTCTAAACTCCAATCCTTCACAGAAGTTGATGTTCAACATCTTGTGCTTCAATATTAAGATTGAATTGTCAGTTCTGGTCTCAAATGTTCTGATACACAAATTAACTATGGAGTCATTGTTGCCTATGGTCATAAGACATGGTGCCAAGCAGCTCTCCAGCTATAATAAGTGACTTATCTTCTTGATATATACTCAAGAGCCTCAAATTCTCTTCCATGGactaatttattgatattcCCTGCAGgctttcaatttgattttatcacTAGACATTTGGAAATGATCTTTCTTTCCAATGAAACAGTACCCATGGCTCTCCCCATGGAAGACAACAGCAAAGACACAGACCATCTTGATATATGAACAATCACAATAGTTCTAACCAACTTTGCACCCAGTAGCTCCTAATATCttcatacactgcaataatttaTATCCCAAATGAAATAGAAACTTGAATATGAAACCTAAAAGCAATAATTTATATCccaaatgttataaatattatttacaacGTCCCTCCCTCCTATTCATGAAATATTTCTTCATATTAATAACCTTGCATCCTGTGTTCAtacttaaaacaaaaatgtacACCCACTACTACGTACAGGGTGTgttcattattttcttctttccaccTCGCAGTTAACTTCATTCTTCATGACAAACCAATCACATGTTATCAGTCAGATATGCATACCATTGCCCATGAACCTACACATGGCTGCTGCCACCACTCTATCAGTCAGATCAACGACTCCCACTCGCCGGAGTGCCATTTCTGCTAATTTTCTTCCTTGAGGGCCATTCCCTACAAGCACTACTACTCTCGCAGCCAAGTAAACAGCATGGGACACTCTCTCAAACATGGCATCCCCAGCTTGCAGTCTCTTCACCAACATCCTACTCATAACTGCTTTCCTCACTTGAAGCTTGCTGATGTTGGAGGCTTCCTCACCATCTCTTCAAAATCCACTCATGATTTCAACAATTTCTTTCAATTCCTACCTCTTTCAGAACGGTCTAAAGCTCTGAGACTTCTTGGCCACACCTAACTACCATGTTTTCCATTTCCACAGGGTTGGCTAGTGCTACACAGTTTAAGATTAGCATCCATCAAAGCTTAGACAATTAAGGAGCAAAAGAATGAActccaaaaatggaaaaatgagcAAGCAGATATAAGGATGGGTCATTGGAACTCAACTAGGACAAATTTCCTTTCCCTGGAAAAAATCAACTATTTCATGCAGGAGCCCATTTGTCTCAGTAATGTGGAGAGCTCTAATACAACCGGCTTATGTATTCATGGCAGAAGTGTGTCGACAAATATTAACCTGTAAGGAATTTTGTACAACATAGCTTTGACACATTGAGGATTTTGGTTATGGCCAAATGATGGAACAGTGTGcccaaaaattatttctcaagGGCCAAGCTAATTACAGTTccactttttccttcttttaccactgtccttttttttccttcatggCCCTCAAATCCAAAGTACTCTGAATTTATAGATAATCTATAAAGGGCCATCAAATGATGTGGAAAGAATGTGTGTGGATGTCAAActacaaattcaaataataatttgaattttgctGGAGACTTGATTTGCGGATGCATCATTTGATTGATTGACGATATTTTCTTAAGCTATAACCCCAGTAGTCAATAACAGGGATGATAAGATTCAGGATGACATTGGTCTACAGCCGCCCTATAGCTCCAGTACCTGACAAAAGTTATTGATAAGAGTCTTCCTATCacctaagggtctccaaaaagcccatggcccggcccggcccAGCCCGAGCCCGGAAAGCCCGAGCCTATTTCTAGATGGGCCGGGCCATGGGCCCCAatttaggcccggcccggcccgtagGCCCGccacttaaaaaatatatatataaaaaaaatgttcaagaaatagaaaaggctacattaataaaatattcattactaactattttattcattgaatgtatacattacatttgaaaatgtgggaaaagtttacatcactataaaataaatacatcccaactaggttgtcacctatttatttgtcaatcatttgtacttttcaaccacaaaaataaaaataaaaatatgacatacatttagtaaaatattttaatcattatctcttggcggtgatggcgaactatTGCAAATCCATGAGATcttgatgattttagtttttccatatCGACAAGCATATTTTCTTCTGAATAGaatcaaatacttcaaaaagatctcttaaaagatctgTAATATGCCAATATAATCATTTAATACATCAATATCTGCTTCATAATCATTgctaattaattgtatttcatatagttctactatttttctatattttataatagtttgtaaaatttataagtggaattccatctagtgggcatatccaaatttatatttcttttttcatatttaacattttgcaacaatcaaaaaataattcatgttttgcttgagaactattaagaCCCGcagcaatgcctctaattttttataatgtatcaTTAACGTGTTTTAATCcatcttttacaattaaatttaaaatatgtgcacacaATGCACATGAAATATTTACATTGATCTTCTTTTATTGGCAATATCGTTTAATCTAGATACTACTGCATCATTATTAGAAGCATTATCTAAtgtattgtaaatattttatcacgaatgccaaaatttataatttcatcatttattaaagatgctatatttttaccattatgtggagcattattattttaaatgaaataattcttttatttaatttccattcattatcaatataatgagcagttatacataaaaaaccactgtgagttaaagatgtccaaatatcagatgttaaacaaatttttcttcaaaatttgcaaaaaaaattttaaattttcttttgtgtttcaaattttttataagaattcttttaactgtattttCAGAGCAACCTTGAAACTGAGGATTAACAGCTTGTTGCATTGTTCCCGTAtaatcatgagtttccatgaaattgaaaggttgttctgctcttattatataaccaatcatttcttcacgacaataagattcatcataagaaaatgtttttaaattttcactttcatctttacctaattgtatataatttctaatatctacattatttttagttttacaattttcatgatgcctttttaaatgacttgtacctgcatttgagccaccattaagaagtttgttacaaatttacattttgcttttatttctttttattattttctaaatttatttctattctatcaaaaaattccatatatttgaagtaaattttttgctatcacatgcattagatgaagaacaagaaccacttaccataattataattattgataaaatattatgctaaaaataataaatgtaaaattaaaatgtaacaaataaataaaagaaaaggtgaagtatgttactaaaTTGGAGAACCAAAGTagaaattccttcaaatttgaactttttgaaccaccaatgcttgtttttcaccaccaataatattgaataatttgagacaaaatgcaataattagaaatattgtGGAATGGGAGAGAGCTTAAGAGttgaaagaatagaaaaaaattgagggtatttaatatttatagggatttaaatattaggatttatttatttgttttttaaatgtcaAGACCGTTCAACGgtcatatatttgatatttatgaattatgagTGACATGTTCAacggtcatgtgaccgttgAACAGccaactcacttttattttttttcaaaaatcatacaacatttctaatatatatataactaatgcaAAATAGTTACACAAAAGAGGGTCAGCTCAGTTGGTGGCTAGCTCTCCTTGAATGCTTATGGATCCATAAGGGAAGGGGATTTCCTCTTCCCTTCAaaactcaaaagtattttaatttttacccaaAGCCCGCCCAGCCCGCCCAGCTCGCCCAACTTGAGGGCCCACGAGCTGGGCCACGGCCTTAGATTTACCAAGGGCCCGGCCTGGCCAGCCCGTTGACCAATCAACGGGCTCAGTGGCCCGCCTGGGCTAGGCCATGGGCCTTACTCCTCCGGGCCGGCCAGTCCAGCCCagcccgttggagacccttgCTATCACCACCACTTGCCTTTCATATTTgcctttattttcatatttctatGGTAGGTGAATCTGAAGTCCATATGGGTTGATGTGAATTCCCAAGTCAACAACCAAGTCTAAGAAAGAATTTCATCAATGAAAATGGTGCtgaatgaccaaataaaaagaaattatttttttgaaaaggcCTTGACCCATATATATTGTATGCAAGGTTATGGTCTTTTTATGATTTCAAATAGtattaaaataccatttttttttcattttgtccaAAGCATCCACAACAACATAGGCTTGTTTGGTAATGGTTCTTGAAAATAGCTTTTTATTTgcctttattttcattcatatctGGTGGGTGGGTCTGAAGTCCATATGGCTTAATGTGAACCACCAAGTCAACAACCAAGTCTACCAAAGAATTTCAACCAATGAAAATGGTGATGAATgaccaaattcctaattaaacCTTGAATCCCAAGTTAGATatccaaataaaaagaaattaatttttttgaaggcCTTGACCCATATATTGTATGCAAGGTTATGGTCTTTTCATGATTTCAAATGGTATTgaaaaataccatttttctttttcatttgtcCAAAGCATCCACAGTAGCATAGGCTTGCCTAGtaatgatttttgaatttttattttttttctatagaacattttttatacaaaataatttttgagcatgtattctaaaaataacttttttataataaatttgagatgtttttagttatttttttgtgCATGCTTGAGTTGTGagtaacaattgaaaaaatgtaaaatattttaaaaacttttgaattatACATAAATGCACGatacttttatgaaaaataaattaataaagccttttatatatatatatatatatatatatatatttgagttttcaaatagaattttattcctCAAAATAACtaagaattgtttttcaaaatttgccAAACAAATCCATAGTATCTATATATGAAAAAACTTTATGCATTAACGATTCTATTGAAAATTGATATAAGAATCATAATCCATCTAGAAATTGCATGTTGTTGCTTATTAattaaggttttaaaaattgaaccAAATTGGATAATTCGACGTGTTGGAATATCGACCAATCATCCTACTATTGAGAAATTGAACAATCTTACCCAGTGGACCACTTGAACCATCGATCTTGTTAAACAACCAATTTccctaaaaattaaacttatacAATTTGGgtttaatattcatattaaaatgaatatattggATATTCATGTATATATTCACACTAAAGTATTAACAAGATTTatacaatataaaatgaaaaaaataaatatcaaaatcttattctattttttatatataatacattctttcaataattaaatataatatttttagtaactagtaaaataaaaatattaataaatttatttttattcttatcacgatttaatataataatattaaacataaaatgataaaatatttcaattattttaaatatttacaaataattttaatttttgtgagttatttttaattgatgtataaattatatatttataatatcattcTTTAATCATGATCCCCCAAGATTTAACCCTTGATCCAAATCAAAACCTGAtaatttgatttggtttgatgATCAATCtgatgagaaaaatatttatattatccCTAAAAAATTGTTAGTTTCACCTTACTTGTATATTAAGCACacaataaaagtaaattttcatatatatttttttatataaatctcatttaattctcaaaatacCTTGATTTACAACCAAAACTTCTCATTTAATCAATAATGAAATCCAGAAAAAGTCAGAAGATGGCTTTCATGAAGCTTCAATTAAGTCTACGTTTTTATCACAATGGAAGGAAAATCATGTACGAAGGATGAAAAtcttcaataaaattttcattttctatatattGACCAATGAAATTTGTTGTCGGCAAAGAAAGCTGGCATATGGGGGGGGGTCTACCATGAAAACTTTGGAATCCAAAGTTCCTTTACCGTCAACAAGTTGGATTTtctctacaattttttttctggTTTGGAGGTTTCATTTTGGGTCTGCTTGCTTTCTTCTTCCCTCGATTCATCTTTCACCTCCTTTGCAAGAGAAACAGAAATGGCAGGGCCTTTAGTTGGAGGTGCGTTTCTCTCAGCTTCTCTCCAAGTTCTATTTGACAGGTTGGCTTCTCGCGAGGTTGTGAGCTTCATCCGGGGGCAGAAGCTCAGCGATGCGCTCCTGAAGAAGTTGGAAAGGAAGTTGCTGGTCGTCCATGCAGTGCTTAACGATGCTGAGGTCAAACAGTTTACAAATCCATATGTGAAGAAGTGGCTGGTCTTGCTGAAAGAGGCCGTGTATAATGCGGAGGACATATTGGATGAGATCGCCACAGAGGCTTTGCGACACAAGGTGGAAGCTGCGGAGTCCCAAACCAGCACAAGTCAGGTGGGTAACATCATGGACATGTCAACCTGGGTTCTCGCTCCATTTGATGGTCAGGGCATAGAGTCTAGGGTGGAGGAGATCATTGATAGACTAGAAGATATGGCACGAGACAGAGACGTCCTTGGGTTGAAAGAAGGTGATGGCGAGAAACTGTCACAAAGGTGGCCTTCTACTTCTTTGGTAGATGAATCTCTTGTCTATGGCAGGGATCAAATTAAGGAGGAGATGGTTCAACTGTTGCTGTCCGATAATGCAAGGAGTACTGATGCGATGGGTGTGATCTCCATAGTCGGCATGGGTGGCACGGGCAAAACCACACTTGCCCAGCTGCTCTACAATGACCAAAGGGTGAAGGAACACTTCGAAATCAGGGCATGGGTTTGTGTTTCCGAAGAATTTGATCCTATCAGAGTTACGAAAACAATTCTCGAGGCGGTCAATTCATCCACGTCCAGTACCACTGATCTAAATCTACTTCAGGTTCAACTGAAGGAGAGAATTAATATGAAGAATTTTTTACTTGTCCTGGATGATGTTTGGAACGAAGACTCTTGTGACTGGGATACGCTACGAACTCCACTCATAGTCGGTGCAAAGGGAAGCAAGATTATTGTAACTACGCGAAGCACCAATGTTGCATCTGCCATGCGTGCAGTCCATACTCATTGAAAATGGAGACTCAAGTGGGCATCCACAACTAGAAGAAATCGGAGAAAAGATTGTCCACAAATGCCAAGGTCTACCGCTGGCTATAAAAGCAATGGGGAGTCTCCTACACTCCAAGGTTGAAGCAAGAGAATGGGATGATGTATTAAACAGTGAATTATGGGATTTGCCCACAGATGCGGTTCTTCCTGCTCTGAGGTTGAGTTATTATTACCTTCCTTCACATCTAAAACgttgtttttcttattgttcAATCTTTCCCAAAGACTACGAATTCGAAAAGGAGAAGCTTGTTTTGTTATGGATGGCAGAAGGTTTGTTGGAACAATcaaaaagcaagaaaagaatGGAAGAGGTAGGTAATTTGTACTTTCAAGAACTTCTGTTAaagtcattttttcaaaattcaattagcAATGACTCATGTTTTGTAATG
The window above is part of the Vitis riparia cultivar Riparia Gloire de Montpellier isolate 1030 chromosome 12, EGFV_Vit.rip_1.0, whole genome shotgun sequence genome. Proteins encoded here:
- the LOC117925905 gene encoding putative disease resistance RPP13-like protein 1, with the protein product MAGPLVGGAFLSASLQVLFDRLASREVVSFIRGQKLSDALLKKLERKLLVVHAVLNDAEVKQFTNPYVKKWLVLLKEAVYNAEDILDEIATEALRHKVEAAESQTSTSQVGNIMDMSTWVLAPFDGQGIESRVEEIIDRLEDMARDRDVLGLKEGDGEKLSQRWPSTSLVDESLVYGRDQIKEEMVQLLLSDNARSTDAMGVISIVGMGGTGKTTLAQLLYNDQRVKEHFEIRAWVCVSEEFDPIRVTKTILEAVNSSTSSTTDLNLLQVQLKERINMKNFLLVLDDVWNEDSCDWDTLRTPLIVGAKGSKIIVTTRSTNVASAMRAVHTH